A stretch of Brassica napus cultivar Da-Ae chromosome C6, Da-Ae, whole genome shotgun sequence DNA encodes these proteins:
- the LOC106421574 gene encoding auxin-responsive protein SAUR50-like, protein MAMKKANKLTQTAMIKQILKRCSSLGKKQSNVYSEDENGHPLDVPKGHFVVYVGENRVRYVVPISFLTRPEFQLLLQQAEEEFGFDHDMGLTIPCDEAVFRSLTSMLG, encoded by the coding sequence ATGGCGATGAAAAAGGCAAACAAGCTGACACAAACGGCGATGATCAAGCAAATCCTGAAGAGATGCTCAAGCTTGGGGAAGAAACAGAGTAATGTGTACAGCGAAGATGAGAACGGACATCCTCTTGACGTACCTAAAGGACATTTTGTCGTCTACGTTGGAGAGAATCGGGTCAGGTACGTTGTACCCATTTCGTTTTTGACCCGGCCCGAGTTTCAGCTTCTTCTCCAACAAGCAGAGGAAGAGTTTGGGTTTGACCACGACATGGGTCTCACTATCCCTTGTGATGAAGCCGTTTTCAGATCTCTCACCTCCATGCTCGGATGA
- the LOC106421655 gene encoding zinc finger protein GIS2 codes for MSSMSRSRSPSRDRSRSRSPRDRRMRSERSSYRDAPYRRGEREPRRAFSQTNLCNNCKRPGHFARDCPNVSVCNNCGLPGHIAAECTAESRCWNCREPGHVAGNCSNEGICHSCGKTGHRARDCTNPVSRAGDLRLCNNCFKPGHLAADCTNDKACKNCRTSGHIARDCQNDPVCNICSISGHVARNCPKGDSSYSDRDRGSRVRGGGMQRDGFGRMGRDGGMQRDGLSRGGRDGGGVGAMIICHNCGGRGHMAYECPSARIADRGSRRY; via the exons ATGAGTTCAATGAGCAGGAGCAGGAGTCCAAGCCGTGACAGGAGCCGTAGTCGGAGCCCCAGAGACAGGAGAATGAGATCTGAACGTTCTTCTTACCGTGATGCTCCTTATCGTAGGGGTGAACGTGAGCCACGCCGTGCTTTCAG CCAAACGAATCTCTGCAATAACTGCAAGCGACCTGGTCACTTTGCAAGAGACTGTCCTAATGTCTCCGTCTGTAACAACTGTGGTCTTCCAGG GCATATTGCAGCGGAATGCACTGCAGAGTCACGGTGCTGGAACTGCAGAGAGCCAGGCCACGTAGCAGGCAACTGTTCAAACGAAGGAATCTGCCACTCCTGTGGCAAAACTGGACACCGAGCGAGAGACTGCACGAACCCGGTTTCTCGTGCAGGAGACTTGAGGCTCTGTAACAACTGCTTCAAACCGGGGCATCTGGCAGCCGACTGCACAAACGACAAGGCGTGCAAGAACTGCAGGACTTCAGGACACATAGCTCGTGACTGCCAGAACGATCCGGTCTGCAACATCTGCAGCATCTCGGGACATGTTGCCAGAAACTGCCCAAAAGGGGACAGCAGTTACTCTGACCGAGACAGAGGTAGCAGGGTTCGAGGCGGTGGAATGCAAAGAGACGGTTTTGGCAGGATGGGCCGAGACGGCGGCATGCAAAGGGATGGTTTGAGCCGAGGGGGCAGAGACGGCGGCGGCGTTGGCGCTATGATAATATGTCACAACTGTGGTGGCAGAGGACATATGGCTTATGAGTGCCCATCTGCTCGAATTGCTGACCGTGGTTCCCGCCGTTACTGA
- the LOC106421581 gene encoding protein FAM98B: MKPVSSLVIIFLLVLILHTNVLESGHVRPNDQDAVKNNTDNNNTTTGVVLKGKKRSYNGGSGSFRWGWGGGGGGGGGGGGGGGGGGGGGRGWGWGGGGGGGGWYKWGCGGEGKRKGREGRGEFVKREYAECKGNGKCNGKRLECPQHCGGFCFYDCLFLCKPHCRR; this comes from the coding sequence atgAAGCCAGTTTCATCATTGGTAATTATCTTTCTTCTCGTACTGATCTTACACACTAACGTACTAGAGAGCGGGCATGTCCGTCCCAATGATCAAGACGCGGTCAAGAACAACACTGATAATAACAACACAACCACTGGAGTAGTTCTCAAGGGCAAGAAAAGAAGTTATAATGGAGGAAGCGGAAGTTTTAGATGGGGATGGGGTGGTGGAGGTGGCGGCGggggaggaggaggtggtggtggtggtggtggtggtggtggcggcaGAGGATGGGGATGGGGAGGgggaggaggtggtggaggaTGGTACAAATGGGGTTGTGGAGgagaaggaaaaagaaaaggaagagaagGAAGGGGAGAGTTTGTGAAAAGAGAATATGCGGAGTGCAAAGGAAATGGGAAATGTAATGGAAAGAGATTAGAATGTCCTCAACATTGTGGAGGCTTTTGTTTCTATGATTGTCTCTTTCTCTGCAAACCACATTGCCGTCGgtag
- the LOC106365947 gene encoding B-box zinc finger protein 21, which translates to MKIRCDVCDKEEASVFCTADEASLCDGCDHRVHHANKLASKHLRFSLLYPSSSKNSSPICDICQEKKALLFCQQDRAILCKDCDSSIHSANEHTKKHDRFLLTGVKLSPASSVYKPTTESPSSSQDCSVPAPSKKPISAPQSRIKNSKIQPSKISSDVGMNQWGSTSTISEYLIDTLPGWHVEDFLDSSLPPFGFSKSGDDDGVLPFMEAEGDSTKRNNNNTVSLPSKNMGIWVPQVPQTLPSSYTNQYFPHDNNNIQFGMYNNKETSHGVETYAPVQNMKQQGQNKRWYDDGGFTVPQMTTTTSTFTHPPLASNKKSRSFW; encoded by the exons ATGAAGATCAGGTGCGACGTCTGCGATAAAGAAGAAGCCTCGGTGTTCTGCACCGCCGACGAAGCGTCTCTATGCGACGGCTGCGATCATCGAGTCCACCACGCTAACAAACTCGCCTCAAAACATCTCCGTTTCTCTCTCCTCTATCCTTCTTCCTCCAAGAACTCCTCTCCTATCTGCGACATCTGTCAG gAGAAGAAAGCTCTCTTGTTTTGTCAACAAGATAGGGCTATATTGTGCAAAGATTGTGATTCATCGATCCACTCGGCAAACGAACACACCAAGAAACACGATAGGTTTCTTCTCACAGGGGTTAAGCTATCTCCAGCCTCCTCTGTTTACAAACCAACTACAGAATCTCCTTCAAGTAGTCAAGATTGTTCTGTCCCTGCTCCTTCCAAGAAACCTATCTCAGCTCCTCAGAGTCGGATCAAGAACTCCAAGATCCAACCCTCTAAGATCAGTAGCGATGTTGGGATGAATCAGTGGGGATCCACAAGCACGATTTCAGAGTATTTAATCGACACGTTACCTGGTTGGCACGTTGAGGATTTTCTTGATTCCTCACTTCCTCCTTTTGGTTTCTCTAAG AgtggtgatgatgatggagtGTTACCATTTATGGAAGCAGAAGGTGACAGCACTAagagaaacaacaacaatacAGTGTCACTTCCATCTAAGAATATGGGGATTTGGGTCCCTCAGGTTCCACAAACTCTTCCTTCCTCCTACACAAACCAGTACTTTCCTCATGATAACAATAATATTCAGTTTGGGATGTACAACAACAAAGAAACATCACATGGAGTAGAGACTTATGCTCCAGTACAAAACATGAAACAACAAGGACAGAACAAGAGATGGTATGATGATGGTGGCTTCACTGTCCCACAGATGACTACTACTACTTCTACTTTTACTCATCCTCCTCTTGCTTCTAATAAAAAGTCCAGATCCTTCTGGTAA
- the LOC106421555 gene encoding uncharacterized protein LOC106421555 isoform X1 translates to MASHWIPEDDFRLRKSIENGASLESLAKGAVKFSRRFTLSELRDRWHSLLYNSHVTSLSSSVAFDHTYSDQFLPQTHHNQHRTPVRSQYYTACKRRRLEEMYPLSNVDNSVINEDLDHAAFGGNAFEGSEYLDLEFDAVDLAIIHNSFPGIMPREADGDGMVNQLFNDCDVSDTTITANALEQLLLQSFNETTSVSHDQAETWIDPKYLPSQPEEYCHSAMSLPDWDPHPEVINGVIICTLNKESDEIPDNDDIDFTMYTQKARNLPSSLRKLMRPPPYTNRGPSSSSSQARGNNDMFHSSGSGDSVVTEQGSCSNAFKASYTEKATSSFTTTTSTSQQHYEHTLSSVMDITTPMLQEEEDNDEIESDEDLPSYSDVETMILGMDLEPVGQDLYELEASRYRTEEVARMIMRLEQSSKSYMNRNITSHEAFAMLYGSSKHYINKPEVLLGRATGEYLVDIDLAKSGSWKKISRRQALIKLKKDGCFVIKNLGKFSIWINEKEVQHGEIVNLSNNSLIQVIIFCYLCFNIRLKRTEADQSLYVFADTRNVVHIRDERESSQKISR, encoded by the exons ATGGCGTCTCACTGGATCCCTGAAGATGACTTTCGTCTCAGAAAATCCATCGAG AATGGTGCTTCTCTAGAGTCACTAGCTAAAGGAGCAGTCAAGTTCTCTAGGAGATTCACACTTTCTGAACTAAGAGATCGATGGCATTCTCTTCTGTACAACTCTCATGTCACATCTCTATCTTCATCAGTCGCATTCGATCACACGTACTCGGATCAGTTTCTTCCACAAACTCATCATAACCAACACAGAACACCAGTCAGGTCGCAGTATTACACGGCGTGTAAGAGGAGGCGTTTGGAGGAGATGTATCCTCTTAGTAACGTTGATAACAGTGTCATTAACGAAGATCTTGATCACGCTGCGTTTGGAGGAAACGCGTTTGAAGGCTCAGAGTATTTGGACTTGGAGTTTGATGCGGTTGATTTGGCAATCATTCATAACTCTTTCCCAGGTATCATGCCTCGAGAAGCTGATGGTGATGGAATGGTGAATCAGTTATTCAATGATTGTGATGTTTCGGACACAACAATAACAGCAAATGCATTAGAACAGCTTTTGCTTCAATCCTTCAACGAGACAACATCAGTGTCACATGACCAAGCAGAGACTTGGATTGATCCAAAGTATTTGCCAAGCCAACCTGAGGAGTATTGTCATAGTGCTATGTCATTGCCTGATTGGGACCCGCATCCAGAAGTCATTAACGGTGTTATCATATGCACTTTAAACAAAGAGTCCGATGAGATTCCAGATAACGATGATATTGACTTTACTATGTACACACAGAAAGCTCGAAACCTGCCATCATCACTGAGGAAGCTTATGAGACCACCTCCGTATACAAACAGAGGaccatcatcatcgtcatcacaAGCCAGAGGTAATAATGACATGTTCCACAGTTCTGGTAGTGGAGATAGTGTTGTTACAGAACAAGGAAGTTGTTCTAATGCATTCAAGGCTAGCTATACCGAGAAAGCTACTTCTAGTTTTACTACAACTACTTCAACATCACAACAACATTATGAACATACTTTGAGTTCGGTGATGGATATAACTACTCCAATgttacaagaagaggaagacaacGATGAAATTGAGAGTGATGAAGATTTGCCTTCATATTCAGATGTTGAAACTATG ATTCTTGGCATGGACCTTGAACCGGTTGGTCAAGACCTGTACGAGCTGGAAG CGTCAAGATATCGAACTGAGGAAGTGGCGCGAATGATAATGAGATTAGAGCAGAGTTCTAAGTCTTACATGAACCGTAACATCACTTCTCATGAAGCTTTTGCTATGCTATACGGAAGCTCTAAGCATTACATTAATAAACCGGAG GTGTTACTTGGACGAGCGACTGGTGAATATCTAGTGGATATCGACTTAGCAAAGTCAGGATCTTGGAAAAAAATCTCTAGACGACAG gcTCTAATCAAGTTGAAGAAAGATGGGTGTTTTGTAATCAAGAATCTTGGGAAGTTTTCTATATGGATAAACGAGAAAGAAGTTCAACATGGAGAGATTGTTAATCTCAGTAACAATAGCTTAATCCAGGtgattattttttgttacttGTGTTtcaatattaggttaaaaagaACCGAAGCTGATCAATCTCTTTACGTGTTTGCAGATACGAGAAATGTCGTTCATATTCGAGACGAACGAGAAAGCAGTCAAAAGATATCTAGATGA
- the LOC106421555 gene encoding uncharacterized protein LOC106421555 isoform X2, with product MASHWIPEDDFRLRKSIENGASLESLAKGAVKFSRRFTLSELRDRWHSLLYNSHVTSLSSSVAFDHTYSDQFLPQTHHNQHRTPVRSQYYTACKRRRLEEMYPLSNVDNSVINEDLDHAAFGGNAFEGSEYLDLEFDAVDLAIIHNSFPGIMPREADGDGMVNQLFNDCDVSDTTITANALEQLLLQSFNETTSVSHDQAETWIDPKYLPSQPEEYCHSAMSLPDWDPHPEVINGVIICTLNKESDEIPDNDDIDFTMYTQKARNLPSSLRKLMRPPPYTNRGPSSSSSQARGNNDMFHSSGSGDSVVTEQGSCSNAFKASYTEKATSSFTTTTSTSQQHYEHTLSSVMDITTPMLQEEEDNDEIESDEDLPSYSDVETMILGMDLEPVGQDLYELEASRYRTEEVARMIMRLEQSSKSYMNRNITSHEAFAMLYGSSKHYINKPEVLLGRATGEYLVDIDLAKSGSWKKISRRQALIKLKKDGCFVIKNLGKFSIWINEKEVQHGEIVNLSNNSLIQIREMSFIFETNEKAVKRYLDEIHK from the exons ATGGCGTCTCACTGGATCCCTGAAGATGACTTTCGTCTCAGAAAATCCATCGAG AATGGTGCTTCTCTAGAGTCACTAGCTAAAGGAGCAGTCAAGTTCTCTAGGAGATTCACACTTTCTGAACTAAGAGATCGATGGCATTCTCTTCTGTACAACTCTCATGTCACATCTCTATCTTCATCAGTCGCATTCGATCACACGTACTCGGATCAGTTTCTTCCACAAACTCATCATAACCAACACAGAACACCAGTCAGGTCGCAGTATTACACGGCGTGTAAGAGGAGGCGTTTGGAGGAGATGTATCCTCTTAGTAACGTTGATAACAGTGTCATTAACGAAGATCTTGATCACGCTGCGTTTGGAGGAAACGCGTTTGAAGGCTCAGAGTATTTGGACTTGGAGTTTGATGCGGTTGATTTGGCAATCATTCATAACTCTTTCCCAGGTATCATGCCTCGAGAAGCTGATGGTGATGGAATGGTGAATCAGTTATTCAATGATTGTGATGTTTCGGACACAACAATAACAGCAAATGCATTAGAACAGCTTTTGCTTCAATCCTTCAACGAGACAACATCAGTGTCACATGACCAAGCAGAGACTTGGATTGATCCAAAGTATTTGCCAAGCCAACCTGAGGAGTATTGTCATAGTGCTATGTCATTGCCTGATTGGGACCCGCATCCAGAAGTCATTAACGGTGTTATCATATGCACTTTAAACAAAGAGTCCGATGAGATTCCAGATAACGATGATATTGACTTTACTATGTACACACAGAAAGCTCGAAACCTGCCATCATCACTGAGGAAGCTTATGAGACCACCTCCGTATACAAACAGAGGaccatcatcatcgtcatcacaAGCCAGAGGTAATAATGACATGTTCCACAGTTCTGGTAGTGGAGATAGTGTTGTTACAGAACAAGGAAGTTGTTCTAATGCATTCAAGGCTAGCTATACCGAGAAAGCTACTTCTAGTTTTACTACAACTACTTCAACATCACAACAACATTATGAACATACTTTGAGTTCGGTGATGGATATAACTACTCCAATgttacaagaagaggaagacaacGATGAAATTGAGAGTGATGAAGATTTGCCTTCATATTCAGATGTTGAAACTATG ATTCTTGGCATGGACCTTGAACCGGTTGGTCAAGACCTGTACGAGCTGGAAG CGTCAAGATATCGAACTGAGGAAGTGGCGCGAATGATAATGAGATTAGAGCAGAGTTCTAAGTCTTACATGAACCGTAACATCACTTCTCATGAAGCTTTTGCTATGCTATACGGAAGCTCTAAGCATTACATTAATAAACCGGAG GTGTTACTTGGACGAGCGACTGGTGAATATCTAGTGGATATCGACTTAGCAAAGTCAGGATCTTGGAAAAAAATCTCTAGACGACAG gcTCTAATCAAGTTGAAGAAAGATGGGTGTTTTGTAATCAAGAATCTTGGGAAGTTTTCTATATGGATAAACGAGAAAGAAGTTCAACATGGAGAGATTGTTAATCTCAGTAACAATAGCTTAATCCAG ATACGAGAAATGTCGTTCATATTCGAGACGAACGAGAAAGCAGTCAAAAGATATCTAGATGAAATTcacaaatga